A DNA window from Arachis hypogaea cultivar Tifrunner chromosome 18, arahy.Tifrunner.gnm2.J5K5, whole genome shotgun sequence contains the following coding sequences:
- the LOC112771033 gene encoding protein ENHANCED DISEASE RESISTANCE 2-like isoform X6, translated as MASTSSATTTDGDAAAAGGRMEGWLYLIRSNRIGLQFSRKRYFVLDGNNLRSFKSSANQDPVRSAIVDSCIRVMDNGRESINRKVFFMFTLYNSSNHNDRLKLGASRPEEAARWIQSIHEASLKGAPDTGDEAIGCSKRRWQSFRLSGSSSRCHPNSVDWTASSFDVIAPSPWTIFGCQNGLRLFKEAKDRDSVAKKWDDHPAIMAVGVVDGTSEAVFQTLMSLGPSRSEWDFCFYKGSVVEHLDGHTDIIHKQLYSDWLPWGMKRRDLLLRRYWRREDDGTYVILYHSVFHKKCPPQNGYVRACLKSGGYVVSPVNKGKQSVVKHMLAIDWKSWRSYIKPSSARSITIKMLGRVAALRELLKAKLGNCPPSDYSSGELIRKSGLRLNGGEISSDTEIQAGDEDANDNFDEEVDQTQEERASLVSMNDADDKFYDVLEPSDCDEPENEWMAECSHQKTQKLSTAASFVRRLHDLAVQKRGYVDLHEMAREESISCAYGSTLPKDPTCTLPCSLTETDPSTFLIRGENYLVDGKKVKAKGTLMQLVAADWLRSDRREDDLAGRPGSIVQKYAAQGGPEFFFIINIQGSWIVKQSVGKKACLVGQALEIHYFQGKNYLELGIDIGSSTVARGVVSLVLGYLSHLVIEMAFLVQGNTREELPEFLLGTVRLNHLDASKSVPLKP; from the exons ATGGCAAGTACCAGTAGTGCCACTACCACTGACGGAGATGCCGCCGCCGCCGGAGGAAGAATGGAAGGATGGTTGTATCTCATACGCTCCAACCGTATTGGACTCCAATTCTCACGGAAGCGATACTTCGTTCTCGACGGTAACAACCTCCGCAGCTTCAAATCCTCCGCCAACCAG GATCCCGTTAGAAGTGCTATTGTAGATTCCTGCATTCGTGTGATGGATAACGGGAGGGAGAGCATTAACAGAAAA GTGTTCTTCATGTTCACACTGTATAATTCTTCAAATCACAATGATCGATTAAAG TTAGGAGCAAGCCGTCCTGAAGAAGCAGCCAGGTGGATTCAGTCTATTCATGAAGCATCTTTGAAG GGTGCCCCTGATACTGGAGATGAGGCTATAGGTTGTTCTAAGAGGAGATGGCAATCCTTTAG ACTAAGTGGATCTTCTAGTAGATGTCACCCAAATTCTGTAGACTGGACAGCTTCTTCTTTTGACGTTATTGCCCCTTCACCCTGGACAATCTTTGGTTGCCAGAATG GTTTACGACTATTCAAGGAAGCAAAGGACAGAGATTCGGTTGCAAAG AAATGGGATGATCACCCAGCAATAATGGCAGTTGGAGTAGTTGATGGAACTTCAGAAGCCGTTTTCCAGACTCTTATGTCTCTTGGTCCTTCAAGATCAGA ATGGGATTTCTGTTTCTACAAGGGGAGTGTAGTCGAACACCTAGATGGTCACACTGACATTATTCACAAACAGCTATATAGTGATTGGTTGCCTTG GGGAATGAAACGGAGAGATCTCTTGTTGCGACGCTATTGGAGGAGAGAAGATGATGGAACCTATG TTATTCTTTACCACTCTGTGTTTCACAAAAAGTGTCCTCCTCAAAATGGCTACGTTCGTGCCTGCCTTAAAA GTGGAGGTTATGTTGTATCACCAGTGAACAAAGGAAAGCAATCGGTTGTAAAGCATATGCTTGCTATTGATTGGAAGTCATGGAGATCTTATATTAAACCTTCTTCAGCACGTTCCATTACGATTAAAATGCTTGGCAGAGTTGCTG CATTACGGGAGTTATTGAAAGCTAAGCTAGGAAATTGTCCTCCTTCTGATTATTCATCTGGAGAATTGATAAGAAAAAGTGGGCTTCGTCTAAATGGAGGAGAAATAAGCTCTGATACCGAAATTCAGGCTGGAGATGAGGACGCTAATGATAACTTTGATGAAGAAGTAGATCAAACACAAGAAGAGCGTGCAAGCCTTGTTAGTATGAATGATGCAGATGACAAGTTTTACGATGTTCTAGAACCATCGGACTGTGATGAGCCAGAAAATGAATGGATGGCCGAATGTAGTCACCAAAAGACTCAG AAGTTATCAACTGCAGCTAGTTTCGTGAGAAGATTGCATGACCTTGCAG TTCAGAAGAGGGGTTATGTAGACTTGCATGAGATGGCCAGGGAAGAGAGTATCTCATGTGCCTATGGATCCACTCTTCCAAAAGATCCTACTTGTACTTTACCTTGCAGTTTGACAGAAACAGATCCTTCTACATTCCTGATTCGTGGAGAAAATTATCTAGTTGACGGCAAGAAG GTTAAAGCAAAGGGAACCTTGATGCAATTGGTTGCTGCAGATTGGCTGAGATCTGATAGAAGGGAAGATGATCTTGCCGGCCGTCCTGGGAGCATTGTGCAG AAATATGCAGCACAGGGTGGGCCTGAGTTCTTCTTCATTATAAACATTCAG GGTTCATGGATTGTAAAGCAGAGTGTAGGGAAGAAGGCATGCCTAGTTGGTCAAGCATTGGAAATCCACTATTTTCAGGGGAAGAACTATTTGGAG CTTGGGATTGATATTGGATCATCAACTGTCGCAAGAGGTGTGGTGAGTCTTGTCCTTGGGTACCTCAGTCATCTGGTTATTGAGATGGCCTTTTTAGTACAG GGAAATACTCGGGAAGAGCTCCCTGAATTTCTTCTTGGTACCGTCCGGCTTAACCATCTGGATGCTTCAAAATCAGTTCCACTGAAACCATGA
- the LOC112771033 gene encoding protein ENHANCED DISEASE RESISTANCE 2 isoform X4 codes for MASTSSATTTDGDAAAAGGRMEGWLYLIRSNRIGLQFSRKRYFVLDGNNLRSFKSSANQDPVRSAIVDSCIRVMDNGRESINRKVFFMFTLYNSSNHNDRLKLGASRPEEAARWIQSIHEASLKGAPDTGDEAIGCSKRRWQSFRLSGSSSRCHPNSVDWTASSFDVIAPSPWTIFGCQNGLRLFKEAKDRDSVAKKWDDHPAIMAVGVVDGTSEAVFQTLMSLGPSRSEWDFCFYKGSVVEHLDGHTDIIHKQLYSDWLPWGMKRRDLLLRRYWRREDDGTYVILYHSVFHKKCPPQNGYVRACLKSGGYVVSPVNKGKQSVVKHMLAIDWKSWRSYIKPSSARSITIKMLGRVAALRELLKAKLGNCPPSDYSSGELIRKSGLRLNGGEISSDTEIQAGDEDANDNFDEEVDQTQEERASLVSMNDADDKFYDVLEPSDCDEPENEWMAECSHQKTQLSTAASFVRRLHDLAVQKRGYVDLHEMAREESISCAYGSTLPKDPTCTLPCSLTETDPSTFLIRGENYLVDGKKVKAKGTLMQLVAADWLRSDRREDDLAGRPGSIVQKYAAQGGPEFFFIINIQVPGSTTYSLALYYMMNTPVEDAPLLESFIKGDDAFRNSRFKLIPYISKGSWIVKQSVGKKACLVGQALEIHYFQGKNYLELGIDIGSSTVARGVVSLVLGYLSHLVIEMAFLVQGNTREELPEFLLGTVRLNHLDASKSVPLKP; via the exons ATGGCAAGTACCAGTAGTGCCACTACCACTGACGGAGATGCCGCCGCCGCCGGAGGAAGAATGGAAGGATGGTTGTATCTCATACGCTCCAACCGTATTGGACTCCAATTCTCACGGAAGCGATACTTCGTTCTCGACGGTAACAACCTCCGCAGCTTCAAATCCTCCGCCAACCAG GATCCCGTTAGAAGTGCTATTGTAGATTCCTGCATTCGTGTGATGGATAACGGGAGGGAGAGCATTAACAGAAAA GTGTTCTTCATGTTCACACTGTATAATTCTTCAAATCACAATGATCGATTAAAG TTAGGAGCAAGCCGTCCTGAAGAAGCAGCCAGGTGGATTCAGTCTATTCATGAAGCATCTTTGAAG GGTGCCCCTGATACTGGAGATGAGGCTATAGGTTGTTCTAAGAGGAGATGGCAATCCTTTAG ACTAAGTGGATCTTCTAGTAGATGTCACCCAAATTCTGTAGACTGGACAGCTTCTTCTTTTGACGTTATTGCCCCTTCACCCTGGACAATCTTTGGTTGCCAGAATG GTTTACGACTATTCAAGGAAGCAAAGGACAGAGATTCGGTTGCAAAG AAATGGGATGATCACCCAGCAATAATGGCAGTTGGAGTAGTTGATGGAACTTCAGAAGCCGTTTTCCAGACTCTTATGTCTCTTGGTCCTTCAAGATCAGA ATGGGATTTCTGTTTCTACAAGGGGAGTGTAGTCGAACACCTAGATGGTCACACTGACATTATTCACAAACAGCTATATAGTGATTGGTTGCCTTG GGGAATGAAACGGAGAGATCTCTTGTTGCGACGCTATTGGAGGAGAGAAGATGATGGAACCTATG TTATTCTTTACCACTCTGTGTTTCACAAAAAGTGTCCTCCTCAAAATGGCTACGTTCGTGCCTGCCTTAAAA GTGGAGGTTATGTTGTATCACCAGTGAACAAAGGAAAGCAATCGGTTGTAAAGCATATGCTTGCTATTGATTGGAAGTCATGGAGATCTTATATTAAACCTTCTTCAGCACGTTCCATTACGATTAAAATGCTTGGCAGAGTTGCTG CATTACGGGAGTTATTGAAAGCTAAGCTAGGAAATTGTCCTCCTTCTGATTATTCATCTGGAGAATTGATAAGAAAAAGTGGGCTTCGTCTAAATGGAGGAGAAATAAGCTCTGATACCGAAATTCAGGCTGGAGATGAGGACGCTAATGATAACTTTGATGAAGAAGTAGATCAAACACAAGAAGAGCGTGCAAGCCTTGTTAGTATGAATGATGCAGATGACAAGTTTTACGATGTTCTAGAACCATCGGACTGTGATGAGCCAGAAAATGAATGGATGGCCGAATGTAGTCACCAAAAGACTCAG TTATCAACTGCAGCTAGTTTCGTGAGAAGATTGCATGACCTTGCAG TTCAGAAGAGGGGTTATGTAGACTTGCATGAGATGGCCAGGGAAGAGAGTATCTCATGTGCCTATGGATCCACTCTTCCAAAAGATCCTACTTGTACTTTACCTTGCAGTTTGACAGAAACAGATCCTTCTACATTCCTGATTCGTGGAGAAAATTATCTAGTTGACGGCAAGAAG GTTAAAGCAAAGGGAACCTTGATGCAATTGGTTGCTGCAGATTGGCTGAGATCTGATAGAAGGGAAGATGATCTTGCCGGCCGTCCTGGGAGCATTGTGCAG AAATATGCAGCACAGGGTGGGCCTGAGTTCTTCTTCATTATAAACATTCAG GTTCCAGGTTCTACTACATATAGCCTTGCACTATACTATATGATGAATACCCCTGTGGAAGATGCTCCCTTGCTAGAGAGTTTTATAAAGGGTGATGATGCCTTCAGAAATTCGAGATTTAAACTTATACCATATATATCTAAG GGTTCATGGATTGTAAAGCAGAGTGTAGGGAAGAAGGCATGCCTAGTTGGTCAAGCATTGGAAATCCACTATTTTCAGGGGAAGAACTATTTGGAG CTTGGGATTGATATTGGATCATCAACTGTCGCAAGAGGTGTGGTGAGTCTTGTCCTTGGGTACCTCAGTCATCTGGTTATTGAGATGGCCTTTTTAGTACAG GGAAATACTCGGGAAGAGCTCCCTGAATTTCTTCTTGGTACCGTCCGGCTTAACCATCTGGATGCTTCAAAATCAGTTCCACTGAAACCATGA
- the LOC112771033 gene encoding protein ENHANCED DISEASE RESISTANCE 2 isoform X1, translating into MASTSSATTTDGDAAAAGGRMEGWLYLIRSNRIGLQFSRKRYFVLDGNNLRSFKSSANQFLYWQDPVRSAIVDSCIRVMDNGRESINRKVFFMFTLYNSSNHNDRLKLGASRPEEAARWIQSIHEASLKGAPDTGDEAIGCSKRRWQSFRLSGSSSRCHPNSVDWTASSFDVIAPSPWTIFGCQNGLRLFKEAKDRDSVAKKWDDHPAIMAVGVVDGTSEAVFQTLMSLGPSRSEWDFCFYKGSVVEHLDGHTDIIHKQLYSDWLPWGMKRRDLLLRRYWRREDDGTYVILYHSVFHKKCPPQNGYVRACLKSGGYVVSPVNKGKQSVVKHMLAIDWKSWRSYIKPSSARSITIKMLGRVAALRELLKAKLGNCPPSDYSSGELIRKSGLRLNGGEISSDTEIQAGDEDANDNFDEEVDQTQEERASLVSMNDADDKFYDVLEPSDCDEPENEWMAECSHQKTQKLSTAASFVRRLHDLAVQKRGYVDLHEMAREESISCAYGSTLPKDPTCTLPCSLTETDPSTFLIRGENYLVDGKKVKAKGTLMQLVAADWLRSDRREDDLAGRPGSIVQKYAAQGGPEFFFIINIQVPGSTTYSLALYYMMNTPVEDAPLLESFIKGDDAFRNSRFKLIPYISKGSWIVKQSVGKKACLVGQALEIHYFQGKNYLELGIDIGSSTVARGVVSLVLGYLSHLVIEMAFLVQGNTREELPEFLLGTVRLNHLDASKSVPLKP; encoded by the exons ATGGCAAGTACCAGTAGTGCCACTACCACTGACGGAGATGCCGCCGCCGCCGGAGGAAGAATGGAAGGATGGTTGTATCTCATACGCTCCAACCGTATTGGACTCCAATTCTCACGGAAGCGATACTTCGTTCTCGACGGTAACAACCTCCGCAGCTTCAAATCCTCCGCCAACCAG TTTTTGTATTGGCAGGATCCCGTTAGAAGTGCTATTGTAGATTCCTGCATTCGTGTGATGGATAACGGGAGGGAGAGCATTAACAGAAAA GTGTTCTTCATGTTCACACTGTATAATTCTTCAAATCACAATGATCGATTAAAG TTAGGAGCAAGCCGTCCTGAAGAAGCAGCCAGGTGGATTCAGTCTATTCATGAAGCATCTTTGAAG GGTGCCCCTGATACTGGAGATGAGGCTATAGGTTGTTCTAAGAGGAGATGGCAATCCTTTAG ACTAAGTGGATCTTCTAGTAGATGTCACCCAAATTCTGTAGACTGGACAGCTTCTTCTTTTGACGTTATTGCCCCTTCACCCTGGACAATCTTTGGTTGCCAGAATG GTTTACGACTATTCAAGGAAGCAAAGGACAGAGATTCGGTTGCAAAG AAATGGGATGATCACCCAGCAATAATGGCAGTTGGAGTAGTTGATGGAACTTCAGAAGCCGTTTTCCAGACTCTTATGTCTCTTGGTCCTTCAAGATCAGA ATGGGATTTCTGTTTCTACAAGGGGAGTGTAGTCGAACACCTAGATGGTCACACTGACATTATTCACAAACAGCTATATAGTGATTGGTTGCCTTG GGGAATGAAACGGAGAGATCTCTTGTTGCGACGCTATTGGAGGAGAGAAGATGATGGAACCTATG TTATTCTTTACCACTCTGTGTTTCACAAAAAGTGTCCTCCTCAAAATGGCTACGTTCGTGCCTGCCTTAAAA GTGGAGGTTATGTTGTATCACCAGTGAACAAAGGAAAGCAATCGGTTGTAAAGCATATGCTTGCTATTGATTGGAAGTCATGGAGATCTTATATTAAACCTTCTTCAGCACGTTCCATTACGATTAAAATGCTTGGCAGAGTTGCTG CATTACGGGAGTTATTGAAAGCTAAGCTAGGAAATTGTCCTCCTTCTGATTATTCATCTGGAGAATTGATAAGAAAAAGTGGGCTTCGTCTAAATGGAGGAGAAATAAGCTCTGATACCGAAATTCAGGCTGGAGATGAGGACGCTAATGATAACTTTGATGAAGAAGTAGATCAAACACAAGAAGAGCGTGCAAGCCTTGTTAGTATGAATGATGCAGATGACAAGTTTTACGATGTTCTAGAACCATCGGACTGTGATGAGCCAGAAAATGAATGGATGGCCGAATGTAGTCACCAAAAGACTCAG AAGTTATCAACTGCAGCTAGTTTCGTGAGAAGATTGCATGACCTTGCAG TTCAGAAGAGGGGTTATGTAGACTTGCATGAGATGGCCAGGGAAGAGAGTATCTCATGTGCCTATGGATCCACTCTTCCAAAAGATCCTACTTGTACTTTACCTTGCAGTTTGACAGAAACAGATCCTTCTACATTCCTGATTCGTGGAGAAAATTATCTAGTTGACGGCAAGAAG GTTAAAGCAAAGGGAACCTTGATGCAATTGGTTGCTGCAGATTGGCTGAGATCTGATAGAAGGGAAGATGATCTTGCCGGCCGTCCTGGGAGCATTGTGCAG AAATATGCAGCACAGGGTGGGCCTGAGTTCTTCTTCATTATAAACATTCAG GTTCCAGGTTCTACTACATATAGCCTTGCACTATACTATATGATGAATACCCCTGTGGAAGATGCTCCCTTGCTAGAGAGTTTTATAAAGGGTGATGATGCCTTCAGAAATTCGAGATTTAAACTTATACCATATATATCTAAG GGTTCATGGATTGTAAAGCAGAGTGTAGGGAAGAAGGCATGCCTAGTTGGTCAAGCATTGGAAATCCACTATTTTCAGGGGAAGAACTATTTGGAG CTTGGGATTGATATTGGATCATCAACTGTCGCAAGAGGTGTGGTGAGTCTTGTCCTTGGGTACCTCAGTCATCTGGTTATTGAGATGGCCTTTTTAGTACAG GGAAATACTCGGGAAGAGCTCCCTGAATTTCTTCTTGGTACCGTCCGGCTTAACCATCTGGATGCTTCAAAATCAGTTCCACTGAAACCATGA
- the LOC112771033 gene encoding protein ENHANCED DISEASE RESISTANCE 2 isoform X3, with amino-acid sequence MASTSSATTTDGDAAAAGGRMEGWLYLIRSNRIGLQFSRKRYFVLDGNNLRSFKSSANQDPVRSAIVDSCIRVMDNGRESINRKVFFMFTLYNSSNHNDRLKLGASRPEEAARWIQSIHEASLKGAPDTGDEAIGCSKRRWQSFRLSGSSSRCHPNSVDWTASSFDVIAPSPWTIFGCQNGLRLFKEAKDRDSVAKKWDDHPAIMAVGVVDGTSEAVFQTLMSLGPSRSEWDFCFYKGSVVEHLDGHTDIIHKQLYSDWLPWGMKRRDLLLRRYWRREDDGTYVILYHSVFHKKCPPQNGYVRACLKSGGYVVSPVNKGKQSVVKHMLAIDWKSWRSYIKPSSARSITIKMLGRVAALRELLKAKLGNCPPSDYSSGELIRKSGLRLNGGEISSDTEIQAGDEDANDNFDEEVDQTQEERASLVSMNDADDKFYDVLEPSDCDEPENEWMAECSHQKTQKLSTAASFVRRLHDLAVQKRGYVDLHEMAREESISCAYGSTLPKDPTCTLPCSLTETDPSTFLIRGENYLVDGKKVKAKGTLMQLVAADWLRSDRREDDLAGRPGSIVQKYAAQGGPEFFFIINIQVPGSTTYSLALYYMMNTPVEDAPLLESFIKGDDAFRNSRFKLIPYISKGSWIVKQSVGKKACLVGQALEIHYFQGKNYLELGIDIGSSTVARGVVSLVLGYLSHLVIEMAFLVQGNTREELPEFLLGTVRLNHLDASKSVPLKP; translated from the exons ATGGCAAGTACCAGTAGTGCCACTACCACTGACGGAGATGCCGCCGCCGCCGGAGGAAGAATGGAAGGATGGTTGTATCTCATACGCTCCAACCGTATTGGACTCCAATTCTCACGGAAGCGATACTTCGTTCTCGACGGTAACAACCTCCGCAGCTTCAAATCCTCCGCCAACCAG GATCCCGTTAGAAGTGCTATTGTAGATTCCTGCATTCGTGTGATGGATAACGGGAGGGAGAGCATTAACAGAAAA GTGTTCTTCATGTTCACACTGTATAATTCTTCAAATCACAATGATCGATTAAAG TTAGGAGCAAGCCGTCCTGAAGAAGCAGCCAGGTGGATTCAGTCTATTCATGAAGCATCTTTGAAG GGTGCCCCTGATACTGGAGATGAGGCTATAGGTTGTTCTAAGAGGAGATGGCAATCCTTTAG ACTAAGTGGATCTTCTAGTAGATGTCACCCAAATTCTGTAGACTGGACAGCTTCTTCTTTTGACGTTATTGCCCCTTCACCCTGGACAATCTTTGGTTGCCAGAATG GTTTACGACTATTCAAGGAAGCAAAGGACAGAGATTCGGTTGCAAAG AAATGGGATGATCACCCAGCAATAATGGCAGTTGGAGTAGTTGATGGAACTTCAGAAGCCGTTTTCCAGACTCTTATGTCTCTTGGTCCTTCAAGATCAGA ATGGGATTTCTGTTTCTACAAGGGGAGTGTAGTCGAACACCTAGATGGTCACACTGACATTATTCACAAACAGCTATATAGTGATTGGTTGCCTTG GGGAATGAAACGGAGAGATCTCTTGTTGCGACGCTATTGGAGGAGAGAAGATGATGGAACCTATG TTATTCTTTACCACTCTGTGTTTCACAAAAAGTGTCCTCCTCAAAATGGCTACGTTCGTGCCTGCCTTAAAA GTGGAGGTTATGTTGTATCACCAGTGAACAAAGGAAAGCAATCGGTTGTAAAGCATATGCTTGCTATTGATTGGAAGTCATGGAGATCTTATATTAAACCTTCTTCAGCACGTTCCATTACGATTAAAATGCTTGGCAGAGTTGCTG CATTACGGGAGTTATTGAAAGCTAAGCTAGGAAATTGTCCTCCTTCTGATTATTCATCTGGAGAATTGATAAGAAAAAGTGGGCTTCGTCTAAATGGAGGAGAAATAAGCTCTGATACCGAAATTCAGGCTGGAGATGAGGACGCTAATGATAACTTTGATGAAGAAGTAGATCAAACACAAGAAGAGCGTGCAAGCCTTGTTAGTATGAATGATGCAGATGACAAGTTTTACGATGTTCTAGAACCATCGGACTGTGATGAGCCAGAAAATGAATGGATGGCCGAATGTAGTCACCAAAAGACTCAG AAGTTATCAACTGCAGCTAGTTTCGTGAGAAGATTGCATGACCTTGCAG TTCAGAAGAGGGGTTATGTAGACTTGCATGAGATGGCCAGGGAAGAGAGTATCTCATGTGCCTATGGATCCACTCTTCCAAAAGATCCTACTTGTACTTTACCTTGCAGTTTGACAGAAACAGATCCTTCTACATTCCTGATTCGTGGAGAAAATTATCTAGTTGACGGCAAGAAG GTTAAAGCAAAGGGAACCTTGATGCAATTGGTTGCTGCAGATTGGCTGAGATCTGATAGAAGGGAAGATGATCTTGCCGGCCGTCCTGGGAGCATTGTGCAG AAATATGCAGCACAGGGTGGGCCTGAGTTCTTCTTCATTATAAACATTCAG GTTCCAGGTTCTACTACATATAGCCTTGCACTATACTATATGATGAATACCCCTGTGGAAGATGCTCCCTTGCTAGAGAGTTTTATAAAGGGTGATGATGCCTTCAGAAATTCGAGATTTAAACTTATACCATATATATCTAAG GGTTCATGGATTGTAAAGCAGAGTGTAGGGAAGAAGGCATGCCTAGTTGGTCAAGCATTGGAAATCCACTATTTTCAGGGGAAGAACTATTTGGAG CTTGGGATTGATATTGGATCATCAACTGTCGCAAGAGGTGTGGTGAGTCTTGTCCTTGGGTACCTCAGTCATCTGGTTATTGAGATGGCCTTTTTAGTACAG GGAAATACTCGGGAAGAGCTCCCTGAATTTCTTCTTGGTACCGTCCGGCTTAACCATCTGGATGCTTCAAAATCAGTTCCACTGAAACCATGA
- the LOC112771033 gene encoding protein ENHANCED DISEASE RESISTANCE 2 isoform X2 — protein sequence MASTSSATTTDGDAAAAGGRMEGWLYLIRSNRIGLQFSRKRYFVLDGNNLRSFKSSANQFLYWQDPVRSAIVDSCIRVMDNGRESINRKVFFMFTLYNSSNHNDRLKLGASRPEEAARWIQSIHEASLKGAPDTGDEAIGCSKRRWQSFRLSGSSSRCHPNSVDWTASSFDVIAPSPWTIFGCQNGLRLFKEAKDRDSVAKKWDDHPAIMAVGVVDGTSEAVFQTLMSLGPSRSEWDFCFYKGSVVEHLDGHTDIIHKQLYSDWLPWGMKRRDLLLRRYWRREDDGTYVILYHSVFHKKCPPQNGYVRACLKSGGYVVSPVNKGKQSVVKHMLAIDWKSWRSYIKPSSARSITIKMLGRVAALRELLKAKLGNCPPSDYSSGELIRKSGLRLNGGEISSDTEIQAGDEDANDNFDEEVDQTQEERASLVSMNDADDKFYDVLEPSDCDEPENEWMAECSHQKTQLSTAASFVRRLHDLAVQKRGYVDLHEMAREESISCAYGSTLPKDPTCTLPCSLTETDPSTFLIRGENYLVDGKKVKAKGTLMQLVAADWLRSDRREDDLAGRPGSIVQKYAAQGGPEFFFIINIQVPGSTTYSLALYYMMNTPVEDAPLLESFIKGDDAFRNSRFKLIPYISKGSWIVKQSVGKKACLVGQALEIHYFQGKNYLELGIDIGSSTVARGVVSLVLGYLSHLVIEMAFLVQGNTREELPEFLLGTVRLNHLDASKSVPLKP from the exons ATGGCAAGTACCAGTAGTGCCACTACCACTGACGGAGATGCCGCCGCCGCCGGAGGAAGAATGGAAGGATGGTTGTATCTCATACGCTCCAACCGTATTGGACTCCAATTCTCACGGAAGCGATACTTCGTTCTCGACGGTAACAACCTCCGCAGCTTCAAATCCTCCGCCAACCAG TTTTTGTATTGGCAGGATCCCGTTAGAAGTGCTATTGTAGATTCCTGCATTCGTGTGATGGATAACGGGAGGGAGAGCATTAACAGAAAA GTGTTCTTCATGTTCACACTGTATAATTCTTCAAATCACAATGATCGATTAAAG TTAGGAGCAAGCCGTCCTGAAGAAGCAGCCAGGTGGATTCAGTCTATTCATGAAGCATCTTTGAAG GGTGCCCCTGATACTGGAGATGAGGCTATAGGTTGTTCTAAGAGGAGATGGCAATCCTTTAG ACTAAGTGGATCTTCTAGTAGATGTCACCCAAATTCTGTAGACTGGACAGCTTCTTCTTTTGACGTTATTGCCCCTTCACCCTGGACAATCTTTGGTTGCCAGAATG GTTTACGACTATTCAAGGAAGCAAAGGACAGAGATTCGGTTGCAAAG AAATGGGATGATCACCCAGCAATAATGGCAGTTGGAGTAGTTGATGGAACTTCAGAAGCCGTTTTCCAGACTCTTATGTCTCTTGGTCCTTCAAGATCAGA ATGGGATTTCTGTTTCTACAAGGGGAGTGTAGTCGAACACCTAGATGGTCACACTGACATTATTCACAAACAGCTATATAGTGATTGGTTGCCTTG GGGAATGAAACGGAGAGATCTCTTGTTGCGACGCTATTGGAGGAGAGAAGATGATGGAACCTATG TTATTCTTTACCACTCTGTGTTTCACAAAAAGTGTCCTCCTCAAAATGGCTACGTTCGTGCCTGCCTTAAAA GTGGAGGTTATGTTGTATCACCAGTGAACAAAGGAAAGCAATCGGTTGTAAAGCATATGCTTGCTATTGATTGGAAGTCATGGAGATCTTATATTAAACCTTCTTCAGCACGTTCCATTACGATTAAAATGCTTGGCAGAGTTGCTG CATTACGGGAGTTATTGAAAGCTAAGCTAGGAAATTGTCCTCCTTCTGATTATTCATCTGGAGAATTGATAAGAAAAAGTGGGCTTCGTCTAAATGGAGGAGAAATAAGCTCTGATACCGAAATTCAGGCTGGAGATGAGGACGCTAATGATAACTTTGATGAAGAAGTAGATCAAACACAAGAAGAGCGTGCAAGCCTTGTTAGTATGAATGATGCAGATGACAAGTTTTACGATGTTCTAGAACCATCGGACTGTGATGAGCCAGAAAATGAATGGATGGCCGAATGTAGTCACCAAAAGACTCAG TTATCAACTGCAGCTAGTTTCGTGAGAAGATTGCATGACCTTGCAG TTCAGAAGAGGGGTTATGTAGACTTGCATGAGATGGCCAGGGAAGAGAGTATCTCATGTGCCTATGGATCCACTCTTCCAAAAGATCCTACTTGTACTTTACCTTGCAGTTTGACAGAAACAGATCCTTCTACATTCCTGATTCGTGGAGAAAATTATCTAGTTGACGGCAAGAAG GTTAAAGCAAAGGGAACCTTGATGCAATTGGTTGCTGCAGATTGGCTGAGATCTGATAGAAGGGAAGATGATCTTGCCGGCCGTCCTGGGAGCATTGTGCAG AAATATGCAGCACAGGGTGGGCCTGAGTTCTTCTTCATTATAAACATTCAG GTTCCAGGTTCTACTACATATAGCCTTGCACTATACTATATGATGAATACCCCTGTGGAAGATGCTCCCTTGCTAGAGAGTTTTATAAAGGGTGATGATGCCTTCAGAAATTCGAGATTTAAACTTATACCATATATATCTAAG GGTTCATGGATTGTAAAGCAGAGTGTAGGGAAGAAGGCATGCCTAGTTGGTCAAGCATTGGAAATCCACTATTTTCAGGGGAAGAACTATTTGGAG CTTGGGATTGATATTGGATCATCAACTGTCGCAAGAGGTGTGGTGAGTCTTGTCCTTGGGTACCTCAGTCATCTGGTTATTGAGATGGCCTTTTTAGTACAG GGAAATACTCGGGAAGAGCTCCCTGAATTTCTTCTTGGTACCGTCCGGCTTAACCATCTGGATGCTTCAAAATCAGTTCCACTGAAACCATGA